From Cellulosimicrobium cellulans, the proteins below share one genomic window:
- a CDS encoding GGDEF domain-containing protein has product MHDELTELAQHTAMRPPARASGTVADLARPVLSVGSSMPVGQLEVVFRNPDVTCVVVHDDAVPPPGAPAADAHGRLGVVVRSSLVAALTGRLGYGRAVLERRPVASVTDWAPLVVAPTAAVTEVATLAMSRPDDHRYDDVLVRGGRWASVGAAELVRSLVGTLAERSTHDALTGLLSRRSTWHSLTRRCRLVAHGGTRVALLLLDVQDMAGVNALHGQDAGDALLAGVGRRLRSWLPGGCEAGRVDGDRFAVLATLPAMGDVEAAASAEALRQEVLARLGATDGPARPTFRTSLTWSVAGAADADELVREGEARLAAARVPPTTPTPPRTTWVPISVG; this is encoded by the coding sequence GTGCACGACGAACTCACCGAGCTGGCCCAGCACACCGCGATGCGCCCGCCCGCGCGCGCGAGCGGCACCGTCGCCGACCTCGCGCGGCCGGTCCTGTCGGTCGGCTCCTCCATGCCGGTGGGCCAGCTGGAGGTCGTGTTCCGCAATCCCGACGTCACGTGCGTCGTCGTGCACGACGACGCGGTCCCCCCGCCGGGCGCTCCGGCCGCCGACGCCCACGGTCGCCTCGGCGTCGTGGTGCGCTCGAGCCTCGTCGCCGCGCTCACGGGCCGGCTCGGCTACGGCCGCGCGGTCCTGGAACGCCGACCGGTCGCGAGCGTCACGGACTGGGCGCCGCTCGTCGTCGCGCCGACGGCGGCCGTCACCGAGGTCGCGACCCTCGCCATGTCCCGGCCCGACGACCACCGGTACGACGACGTCCTCGTCCGCGGCGGCCGCTGGGCGAGCGTCGGCGCGGCGGAGCTCGTGCGCTCGCTCGTCGGGACGCTCGCGGAGCGGTCCACGCACGACGCGCTGACGGGCCTCCTCTCGCGCCGCAGCACGTGGCACTCGCTCACCCGGCGCTGCCGGCTGGTCGCGCACGGCGGCACGCGTGTCGCGCTGCTCCTGCTCGACGTCCAGGACATGGCCGGGGTCAACGCGCTCCACGGGCAGGACGCCGGGGACGCGCTGCTGGCCGGTGTGGGCCGACGGCTGCGGTCGTGGCTCCCCGGGGGCTGCGAGGCCGGTCGCGTGGACGGCGACCGGTTCGCGGTGCTCGCGACGCTGCCCGCGATGGGTGACGTCGAGGCCGCCGCGAGCGCCGAGGCCCTGCGCCAGGAGGTCCTCGCCCGGCTCGGCGCGACGGACGGCCCGGCACGGCCGACGTTCCGCACCTCGCTCACGTGGTCCGTCGCCGGAGCGGCGGACGCCGACGAGCTCGTGCGCGAGGGCGAGGCCCGCCTCGCGGCGGCCCGCGTCCCGCCGACCACCCCCACCCCGCCGAGAACGACATGGGTGCCGATATCCGTCGGATAA
- a CDS encoding ABC transporter ATP-binding protein: MPLLELQDMTVAYGRIEAVRGISITVEEGELVTLIGANGAGKTTTMRAISGIRPVSRGKVLFDGKDITKMKAHLRVLEGIVQAPEGRGIFPGMTVIENLEMGSYARTFASKAEHDETLDRVFDLFPRLAERKEQVGGTMSGGEQQMLAIGRALMARPRLLLLDEPSMGLAPMVIQQIFRIVSEINAQGTTVLLVEQNAQQALSRSDRAYVLETGEVVRSGGGKELLADSSIKEAYLGVA, from the coding sequence ATGCCACTGCTTGAGCTGCAGGACATGACGGTCGCCTACGGGCGCATCGAGGCGGTGCGGGGCATCTCGATCACCGTCGAGGAGGGCGAGCTCGTCACCCTCATCGGGGCGAACGGCGCCGGGAAGACGACGACGATGCGCGCGATCTCGGGCATCCGCCCGGTGTCGCGCGGCAAGGTCCTCTTCGACGGCAAGGACATCACCAAGATGAAGGCCCACCTGCGCGTGCTCGAGGGCATCGTGCAGGCGCCCGAGGGGCGCGGGATCTTCCCCGGCATGACCGTCATCGAGAACCTGGAGATGGGCTCCTACGCGCGCACGTTCGCGTCGAAGGCCGAGCACGACGAGACCCTCGACCGGGTGTTCGACCTCTTCCCGCGCCTCGCCGAGCGCAAGGAGCAGGTGGGCGGCACGATGTCCGGCGGCGAGCAGCAGATGCTCGCGATCGGGCGCGCGCTCATGGCGCGCCCGCGGCTCCTGCTCCTCGACGAGCCGTCGATGGGTCTCGCGCCCATGGTCATCCAGCAGATCTTCCGCATCGTGTCGGAGATCAACGCGCAGGGCACGACGGTCCTGCTCGTGGAGCAGAACGCGCAGCAGGCGCTGTCGCGCTCCGACCGCGCCTACGTGCTGGAGACGGGCGAGGTCGTGCGCAGCGGCGGCGGCAAGGAGCTGCTGGCCGACTCGAGCATCAAGGAGGCGTACCTCGGCGTGGCCTGA